TCGTGGGCTGGTCTAGCTCTGCCCAGGTCTTGGGCGCATAGCCCTTCTTGCAGACCGCGGCAAAGGCGATGTTCAAAACCGGGTCAGTGAAGTCGATCACCTGCAGGCGCGCGGGCGTCGGGTTCAGGCCGAAGAAGATGTCGATCTTTTGCGATTGCAACTCGAGCACGGAATTGCCCCAGCTGGTGGGCGTGATGTCGAGCTTTGCGTCCAGGCTCTTGGCCAGGCCGCGATAGAAATCGGCCATGCAGCCGAGCCACTCCCCGCTCACCATGTCCTTCTTGTAATAGGGCAGTCCGCCATCGACCGCGCCGACGCGCATGACCTTGGTGCGCGTTACGCGCTCCCATGTCGATTCGCTCGCCTGCGCCAACGCGGTCGCCCACGGAGCGGCACCCGCCGCCAACATTGAACCAGCAACAAAATCGCGACGCTTCATGATGAATACTCCGTTTTCAGGGCTCGGGGGAGGGGGAAAAAAGGCATCGGCTTCGACTTGAAGCGATGACAGTCTTCGGTGGATGTGATCGTAGGTACGACAGGAGACCGAAGGTAGAGACCAGATCGTCGAAAGAACACTCGATCTCGTCGTTTCGACGACGGCGGATGCCGATATGCGATCCCTGGGGATGAGCAAGTCACAAGGGTGTCGAGCAAGAAGCTTGCCATTGCAACGATGGATTACTGGCTGGCTGGCAGTCAGGAAGCGCCGCCCCCGGGGCCCTTACATTCACACGAACCACTGAAAGCTCCCCATGCCCCGCCCCGTTCTCGAAGAAGCCCGCATCCACCCCGCCATCCGCGCAAGGCTGGCCGACAGCCGCCAGACCTTCGTGCGTGAGGTCATGGCGGCAGTCGCGAGTCACGACGTGGTCGTGGTCGGCATGGGCATCAATCCGTTCCCGAAGAAAGCGCGCCAGGCCCTCGACCGGATCGGGCAGCCGTACAAGTACCTCGGGTACGGCAGCTACCTGAGCCAATGGCGCGACCGCAACGCGCTCAAGATGTGGACCGGGTGGCCGACCTTTCCGATGGTGTTCGTCAAAGGCATGCTGGTCGGCGGCGCCACGGACTTGCAGAAGCTCATCGACAGCGGCGAGCTCAAGACGCTTCTCGCCAGCCAATAGCCACCGGCTAGCCCGGCACTTCCCACGCAAAGCCGACGCCGTACACCGACCGTATCCAGTCGTGCTCGGGCGTGACCGAGCCGAGCTTGCGGCGCAGGTTCTTCACGTGGCTGTCGATGGCGCGTTCGGTCACGTCCACCGTGTCGTCATAAGCCAGCTCGAGCAGGCGGGAGCGCGAGAAGATGCGCCCCGGGTGCCGCGACAGCACCTGCAGCAGCCCGAACTCGCGCCGCGTGAGGTTCAGCGGCGTGCCTTCGAGTGACGCGCGCCAGTGCACGTCGTCGAGCACCAGCCCCGGCGCGTCGCTCTGCGAGGCCGAGCCCTGGGCCAGTCCGGGTGCGGTGCGCCGCAGCACGGCGCGCACGCGCGCCACCAGCTCGCGCGGCGAGAAGGGCTTGCACACGTAGTCGTCGGCGCCCAGCTCCAGGCCCAGCAACCGGTCGACCTCCTCGATGCGCGCGGTCAGCATGATGATCGGGTGCGCCGTGTGCTCGCGCGCGCGGCGCAGCACCTCGATGCCATCGAGCCGCGGCAGCATGATGTCGAGCAGTGTGAGGTCGGGCGGTGCGGCGACGATGCTTTCCAGCGCGCTTTGCCCGTCGGTGAAGTGCTCGGTTTCGTAGCCCGCGTGGCGCAGGTAGTCCTGCACCACCGAGGCGATGTCGGTTTCGTCTTCGACGATGACGATGCGTGTCATGAGGATGTCGCCAGTGGAAGGGTGATGGTCACGCGCAGCCCGCCCAGGGGCGAGGCTGACGCATCGATGGTGCCGCCGTGCGTCTCGATGGTCGCGCGGCAGATCGAAAGGCCGAGCCCGGAGCCACCGTGTTCGCGGCTGCGCGAGGCCTCGCCGCGGAACAGGCGGTCGAACAGGCGCGGCAGTTCGGCCTCGGGCACGCCCGGCGCGCTGTCGTCGAACAGCAGGGTGAGGCAGTTGCCGGTCCATGCGCCCTCGACCGTGACGTCGATGCGCAGCTGGCCGCCCTGGTCGGTGTAGGCCAGTGTGTTCTCCAGCAGGTTCATGAAGACCTGGTGCAGCCGGTGCGCGTCGCCGTCGATGGTCGGCTGCGCGGCGGCGCCGATGAGGTCGATCGCGCGCCGGTCCACCGTGATGCCACGCGCGGCGAAGCGGTCGCGCGTGTGGTCGAGGGCTTCTTTCAGCAGCGACAGCGGAAACACCGTGGCAGTGAGCAGGTCGCTCTGCGGCTCGCGCATGCTGCTGCGCAGGTCGTCGACCAGCTGGCCGAGCCGTATCACCTGCCGGTGCAGCCGCAGCGCGGTGCGTTCGTCAAAGGTGCGCACGCCGTCCTGCAGTGCCTCGATTTCCGCGCGCATGGCGGCCAGCGGCGTGCGCAGCTCGTGCGCCGCATCGGCCAGCCAGGCGCGGCGCGAGGCTTCGACCGTGTCCAGGCGCTGCGCCATGTCGTTGAAAGTGCGGCCGAGCAGCGCCAGCTCGTCCGAGCCCTGCACCGCGACGCGGGTGGAGAGCCGGCCGCGCGCCAGGTCTTGCGCGGCCTGCGTGAGTTCGTCGATGGGCTTGAACCAGCGGCGCGCCAGCAGCCACGACAGCACCAGCGCGAAGCCGAGGCCGCACAGGCCCGTGAGCACGATCACGCCCGACTGCCGCGCCACGAAGGCGCGGTCGGCCTCGCTTTCGAGGCCCTGCAGCGGCGTGAGCGCCAGATAGCCGACGACCGTGCGGTCGCGCCGGATCGGCGTGCGCGCGGCGTTCGCCAGGTCGACGTCGGCGCCCACCACGCGCGCGCCGTGCGCGTCGAGCACGGCCAGCCGCTGGAAGATGGAGTCGGGCGATTCCCGTGGATCGCGAAAGAACCACGGCGGCGGCATGGTCGGCAGCCGGCGCGGCATCAGGTCGAGCTGTGGTGACGACAGCGTCGTCTCCGATGGCGGCGGGGGGGGCGGGCTGCCGTCGGTGCCGTTGTCGTGCTGTGGAGGGGCGGAAGGATTGCCGCCGCGCATGGCGCGGTAGTCGTACCAGGGTGGCAGCCGCCGCTCGTCGCCGGCGTTGCTGCCGTTGCTGGTGCTGTCGAGCAGGGCAGCCATCCGGCCCATCTGCAGGCGGCGCCAGGCGTCGTCGTTGTCGTGCAGGCTCTTCCAGTCGCCGTTGGCGACGTAGTGCTTCAGCAGCAGGTCGGTGAGCCAGTCCATGCGCCGGATCTCGATCTCGGCCACGTAGGAGCCCAGGCCGCGTTGCAGCGCGATGATCGACAGGCCCGCGAAGCTGATAAGCAGCACGATCAACAGGGCGGCCAGCGCCAGGAAAATCTTCCTGGAAAGTGTCAGGTGAGGCATGGACTGGGGGGAGGCATGGCCGCATTCTGCGGCATGCATGGCGGGCAGGCGAAGGGGTACTTCATGGGCAAGCGGCCGATCATTGCGGCCGAATGTGGAGGAAATTGGGAGGAATTTTCTCCACCATTTCTCCTGAATCGGCCCGCACGATGCAGCCCATGACCCCCCACATGGACCTGCCGCTGCAGCTGGCGATCACGGTGTTTTTCTGGCTGATCGCCCAGGCGTGGACGCTGTTCGTCTTCTGGGCGGAGGGATGCGCCACGCGGCCCTCCGCGCCCGGCGCCGGACCGATCGACAAGGAAAAGACACCATGACATCCCCCGATTCGCTGCTCCCCGGGCGCCGCGGCCTGCTGGCCGCCCTCGGCGCCGCTGGCCTGTCGGCATCGGCAAGCCCGGCACTGGCCGCGCCGCGCCGCCTGCCGCTGACCGCGCAGGCCACCGAAGGGCCGTACTACCTCGACCTCGCACTGGAGCGCCGCGACATCACCGAAGGGCTCGACGGCGTGCCGCTGGACGTGCGCTTCACCGTGTGCGATGCGGCCGGCCGGCCGCTGCCCAAGCTGCGCGTGGACCTGTGGCACTGCGACGCGCTGGGGCGCTACTCGGGCTTCGGCGAGCAGGGCGACGACCGCGCCCAGTCGTTCGAAGGCAAGACCTTCCTGCGCGGCAGCCAGCACACCGACGGCGAAGGCGCCGTGTCCTTCGGCACCGTGTACCCGGGCTGGTATGCGGGGCGCACCACGCACATTCATTTCAAGGTGATCAAGGGCGCGCACGCCGTGCTCACCTCGCAGTTCTTCCTGCCCGATGCGCTGAGCGAGTTTCTCTACACGCAGATGCCGCTCTACCAACGCGCGCGCCTGCGCGACACGCTCAACAGCGTGGACGGCATCGCGCTGAAGGCCGGCGCAACGGTGCTCGGTGCGGTGCGCGAGGAGCGGCAGCGCTACGTTGCCACGCTCGCGCTGGTGGTGGACCCGGCGGCGACCCCGGTGGTCGACCGGCCGCCGCGGCCCGGTGCTGGCTTTGGGGGAGCTGGTGGCCCGCCGCCCGGTGGCATGCCGCCCCCTGGTGGCGGTGGCATGCGTCCGATGCGGCCCCGTGCGCTGGAAGGCACTGCGCGCGCCCGCGCGTTGGTGCCGCCGCGCGCCGAAGGCTGAGCCTCGCAAGCCGCGCTTGCAGCGGGCGTGCGGGCTCAGGCCGGCCGCTCCGCGAAGCTGAAGCCCACGCCGTAGACCGAGCGGATCCAGTCGTGCGAGGGCACGGCGGCCGCGAGCTTCTTGCGCAGGTTCTTGATGTGCCCGTCGACCGCGCGCTCGTTGACGTCGAAGGCCTCCGGAAACGCGGCTTCGAGCAGCTTGGAGCGCGTGAACACCCGGCCGGGGTCGCGCGACAGCGCCCGCAACAGCAGCAGCTCGCGGCGCGTCAGCCTCAGCGCGCGACCCTCCAGGCAGGCGTTGCCGCGCGGATCGTCGAAGCGCACCGCTGTCGAGGGCCGGGCGGCCGTATCGCGCCACTGCGCATGCCGGCGCAGCACCGTGTGGATGCGCGCCACCACCTCGCGCGGCGAAAAGGGCTTGCAGACATAGTCGTCGGCGCCCAGGTCGAGCGCCAGCAGCCGGTCGGCCTCCTGCGCGCGCGCCGTCAGCATGATGATCGGGTGGTTGCCGTGCGAGCGCACCGTCTCCAGCACCTGGATGCCGTCGATGCGCGGCAGCACGATGTCGAGCAGGGTGAGCGCCGGCGGCATGCTCAGGATGCGCTCCAGCGCCGCCGAGCCGTCTTCGACCTGCTCGACCTCGTGGCCTGCGCCTTGCAGGTGGCCGAGCAGCAGCGGGGCGCTGCTGTCGCGCCCGTCTTCCACCAGCAGGATGCGAGCCATGGCCAGGGCACTCCGCTCAGAAGGAGGTTCCGATCTGGAACTGGAAGCGCTGCGTGCGGTCGGCCGCGATGTTGTTGGCCGTGTCTTCCTTCTGGTAGATCAGCGGTACCGCATAGGCCAGCCGCAGCGGGCCCAGCGGCGAGATCCAGCTGATGCCGATGCCGGCAGATGCGCGAATGCGGTTCTGCGCCTTCCATTGCGCGTCCGTCAGGCTGGCGGTGCGGTCGGCGAACACGTTGCCCGCGTCGAAGAAGGTGTACATGCGCAGCGTCTTGTCGTTGCCTGCACCCGGGAATGGCGTGCTGAACTCCATGTTGAAGATCGCCTTGCGCGTGCCGCCGAGCGCACCGGCCGTGACCGAGTCGAGCGGGCCGAGCGAGTTCTGCTCGAAGCCGCGGATCGAGCCCAGGCCGCCGGCGTAGAAGTTCTTGAAGATCGGGTAGGTGCTGTCGCCCAGCGCCCGCGCATAGCCGAGTTGGCCGTTGATGGCCAGCGTGTACTGCTTGGACAGCGGAAAGTACTGCTGGTACTGGTAGTTGGTCTTCAGGTAGCGCAGTTCGCTGCCCACGCCGATTTCGAGGTTGGCGCTCTGCAGCCGGCCGCGCGTGGGCACCAGCGCGCTGTCGCGGTCGTCGCGCGACCAGCCCAGCGTGGCCGGGATGCCCACCACGCTCGACTTGGCGCAGGTCACGCTCGGCGCGGTGCCCGTGCACTTGAAGTAGTCCAGGTAGGCCTGCGGTGTCGCGGTGTACACGTACGAGCCGTCGACCAGCGTGTAGGTGCCGTTGGTGCCGGGGGTGAACGACCAGCGCTCCAGGCCGATGCCGAGAAACACCGTGTCCTGCTCGCCCACCGGAAAGCCGAAGCGGATGGAGCCGCCTTCGCTCGCAAGCTTGTAGTTGCCGTCGGCCTCGTAGTACGGCCGCGTGGTGGTATGGAACACGTTGATCGTGCGCGAGATGCCGTCCTTGGTGAAGTACGGGTCGGTCGCCGTGACCGAGATGGTGCGGTTGTACGAGCTCGTGTTCACGTTCAGCCCCAGGTAGTTGCCGCTGCCGAAAACGTTCTCCTGCGTGATGCCGAAGCTCAGCGAGACCTTGTCGGTGGACGAGTAGCCCGCGCCCAGCTGCAGCGAGCCGGTCGGCTTCTCGGCCACGTTCACCACCAGGTCGACCTGGTCGGGCGAGCCGGGCACGTCGACGGTGTCGACATTCACCTCGGTGAAGAAGCCCAGGCGGTCGACCCGGTCACGCGAGGCGCGGATCTTGTTGCCGTCGTACCAGGCGCCTTCGTACTGGCGGAACTCGCGGCGGATCACCTCGTCGCGCGTGCGCGCATTGCCGCCGATGTTGATGCGCCGCACGTACGCACGGCGCGAGGACTCGGCCTTCAGCACCAGCGTGACGCGGTTGTTCTCGCGGTCGATCTCGGGCTCGGCCTTCACGCGTGCGAAGGCGTAGCCGAAGGTGCCGAAGTAGTCGCTAAAGGCCTTTGTGGTGGCGGCCACGTCTTCGCCGTTGTAGGGCGCGCCGGGGCGGATGGTCACCAGCGTCTTGAACTCGTCCTCGTGGCCCACATAGTCGCCCGCGAGCTTCACGCCGGCCACCACGAACTTCTGGCCTTCGATGATGTTGATGGTGAGGGTCAGCGTCTGCCGGTCAGGCGAGATGGCGACCTGCGTCGACTCGATGCGGAACTCCAGGTAGCCGCGCGTGATGTAGTAGGAGCGCAGCGTCTCCAGGTCGCCGTTGAACTTGGTGCGCGAGTACTGGTTGGACTTGGTGTACCAGTCGAGCCAGCCGCCGGTGTCCTGGTCGAACAGGTCGAGCAGCGTGCTTTCGCTGAAGGCCTTGTTGCCGACCACGTGCACTTCCTTGATGCGCGCGGACTCGCCTTCGGTCACGGTGAAGGTCAGGTTCACGCGGTTGTTCTCCAGCGGCGTGACGGTGGTGATGACCTGTGCGTTGTAAAGACTGCGGCTGATGTACTGCCGCTTGAGCTCCTGCTCGGCGCGGTCGGCCAGGGCCTTGTCGTAGGCCTGCCCTTCTGCGATGCCCACCTCGCGCAGGGCCTTCTGCAGCGCGGCCTTGTCGAACTCCTTGGTGCCCACGAAGTCGACGTCGGCGATGGAGGGGCGCTCTTCCACCACCACCACCAGCACGTTGCCGTTCACGTCGATGCGCACGTCCTTGAAGAGGCCGAGCTTGAACAGCTCGCGGATGGCGGCGCTGCCGCGTTCGTCGCTGTAGGTGTCGCCGGCGCGCAGGCCCATGGTGGCGAAGACGGTGCCGGGTTCGACGCGCTGGAGGCCCTCCAGCTTGATGTCCCTGACGGTGAAGGGTTCGACGGCCCAGGCGGGAAGAGCGACGAGAGGGGCGACGAGAGAGGCAAGCAGCGCGCCGGCCGCTGCGAGGGACTTGGGAAAGTGCATCGACGGATGGTCTTTGCCAATGTCGGAGAAATTTGGGACTTTTCTCCGGCTGCCCCGGGCCGCTCGGGGTCTTTACATTACTGCAACCCCATGGCGTTTGAGGCCGGCCATGCCGGCGCCGCCTGTTCGCCCGCGACGACCCCGGCTCTTTCTCGGCAGTTCTGCAGATGCTCTTCGAGCGACAGGGACCCTTGTATCTGCAGCAGGCGCTCCACCGTGCGGTCGACGGCCTCTTCGTCGAGCAGACGGTAGGTGCGCGCGGTGCGCCCGTTGTTGCGCACCAGGCGCGCGATGTAGGGCAGGTCCTGCTGGGTGATGACGGCCGCCGGCATCACGCCTTCGAGCTCGATGCCTTCGCACGGCAGCAGCACGAAGTACTGCAGCCGCAGATCCTCGGGCAGCAGGCTGCGTAGCTGGGTGGTCTTGCGTCCGCCCTGCCATGCGGGGTCTTTCACCTCGCGCGCGCTCTTGCCGCCGTTCAGGCGCAGGAACCAGCGCGGCGGGGACTGGTCCGACTTCTTGCGATAGACAAAGGCATTGCGCCAGGCCTTGATTTCGAACAGGTAGAGGCCGGTTTCGCACACCACCACGGCATCGATGCGCGCGGTGCGCACCGCATGCCCCTCGGGCATCGGAATGATGAGGTTGCGAAGAATGCGCAGGTAGGAAAAGGCGGGGCTGAATGCGCTGGTCAGCTGCTGCACACCCAGCGAGGTGGCGACGGTGCTTGGCATGGCAATGGTCATGGATGACTCCTTCGGTCGCCGAGCATTGCGCTGCTTTTGGGAGACTTCTTGTGTGAGGTGTTTCCTCCGGTTGTGCGGGGCTTCTCCCGGCGCAGTGCACGCAAACAACAGTTCACGCAAAGCAGAGGCATTCACAAGATTCCTCCGAATTTGAACGAGACGATGCGTGCCTGCTGCTCGATGGAGAGCCGCTGCAACTGGAGAACCCTGAATGAAGAAAACCCTCACGGCATTCGCTGCCCTGGCCGTCTGCGGCCTGGCTTCTGCCCAATCGTCCGTCACGTTGTTCGGCGTCGTGGACGCTGGCCTGACCTACCAGTCGAGCACTTCGCGCGACACGACCACCGGCGCGTCGGTCAAGCAAAGCAAGACGAGCCTGGGCAACTCGGCCTACAACTCCAGCCGCATCGGCTTCCGCGGCACCGAAGACCTCGGCGGCGGGCTGGCAGCGAGCTTCTGGCTCGAAGCGCCCATCACCAACGACGACGGCGCCACCGGCGTGTCCACCTTCAGCCGCCGCTCCACCGTGAGCCTGTCGGGTGGCTTCGGCGAACTGCGCCTGGGCCGCGACTACACCGCCACCTTCTGGAACGACACCGTGTTCGATCCGTTCGGCACCAACGGCTCGGGCACCAACGTCATCAGCACCGTCAGCGGCAACACCACCATCAACAACGCCAACTACGTGCGTGCCAGCAACTCGATCGGCTACTTCCTGCCGCCGAACCTGGGTGGTTTCTACGGCCAGGTGCAGTACAGCCTGCACGAGAACGCCAGCACCGACGCCACCAGCACCACGGCCGCCTCCAGCAGCACGGCAGGCCGCTACGTCGGTGGCCGCTTCGGCTACGCCAACGGTCCGCTGGACGTGGCGCTGGCCGTGGGCCAGAGCACCGTCGTGGACACCACCGCGCTGGAGCGCAGGGTGCAGACCATCAACCTGGGTGCTTCGTACGACTTCGGTCCTGTGAAGCTGTTCGGCGAGCTGTCGAACGTGAAGAACAAGTTCGACTACGCGGCAGCGGCTGACACGCACGACACCTACAACGGCTACCTGATCGGTGCGACCGTGCCGGTGGGCGCAGGCCTGATCCGCGTGGCGTACTCGCAAGTGCGCTACAACGAAGGCACGGCCGGCATCACGGGCGAAGACCCGATGGCACGCAAGTTCGCAGTTGGCTACGTGCACAACCTGTCCAAGCGCACGGCGCTGTATGCGACGGTGGCGCGCGTGAACAACCGCAACGACGTGAACTACACGGGCAGCCTGGTGTCGGCCAGCACCACGGGCTACGGCAGCACGGGCACGGCCTACACGGGCCTGCCGCGCTCTTCCACCGGCTACGACTTCGGTATCCGCCACGCGTTCTGATGCAGAACGCGCGCCGCGCGGGAGAAGAAGAGCACGCGCTCTTTTTCTTCCGCGCGGCTTTTTCGTTTTCTACCCAGCAGTGAGCTTCTTCCAATGAACCGAATTGCACTCCTCGCGGGCGTGCTGGCTGCCACCGGCCTGACCGGCTGCATCATGCTGCCCCCGCCGCCCATGCCGTATCGCCCGCCACCACCGGGCTTTCGCGGCGAAGGGCCACCGCCGATGTTCTACGGCGCCCCCAGGCCGCCACCTCCCGGATGGGCCGCGTGCGACGCCTACGGCGGCGTGCAGGGCGGCTGCGCACGCGGCATGCCGGGCGAGCCCGACATTCAACAAGCCCCGGGAGCGCGCTGATGAGCGGGGGACAACTGCATTCCGGCAGCCTCGGCGCCATCATCGCCGGCGTAATTCTTCTCGGCCTTGGCGGCGTGGTCTGCTTGATGGCCTCGCTGTTCATCGCCAACATGCGGAACGGCGCAAAGGCGCGCGAGCTCGCGGCACAGGCCCGCAGCGAGGCGCGGCAAAGAATGAGCGCGAGCCGCGTGCAGGACCTGCGACCGCTGCTCGACGCCGCCCCGGACTGCCAGGGCATCCGTCTCGACATCCAGCTGCCGGCTGAGGCCGTGCCCGTGCTGGCGATCGAGGCCGAGCTGCGCGAGCTGCTCGCCAAGGTGACGGACTACGCGGCCAGCGTGATGCGCGCGGGGGCCACGCTGCAGGTTCGCGCGCATGCGGAAGGCACGCAGGCCGTGATTCACTGGCACGACCTCGATGCCGTCGACGTGCGCCCGCCGCTTGCGCGGTTTTTCGACACCGCGCAGGCCGCGATTGCAGGGGCCAGTGCCAAGGCCTGCGAACGCATTGCCGGCCATCATGGTGGACGCATCTATTCAGCCCCGGATGCCGGCGGCGTGTTGGGACTGACACTGCGCCTGCCGCTGCTGGCCGACGAGCGCGCTCACTGATCGATTGATTGACTGACTGATCGACGCAAGGCCGGCATGGACGGGCCTCGTGGAACTCCGCGTCATACTCGCGGTCCCACGGTGCCGCCGCTTTCCCCGATGCCAGACGTGCGATCTCTTGTTTTCCTGACGACTTTTCTCCGTGCGCTCGCTGCGAGCGCGACCCTTCTCGCCGCCGGTGCGCTGCATGCGCAGGCCCTGCCGCCGGGCGTCCGGCTGGGCATGACGGCCGAGGAGCTGCAGGCCGTGCTGCCTGCTGCCGAGCGCGTGCAGCGGCCGCAGCGCCTCGGCGGCGGCCTCGTCGGCAATTGGCGTGCAGCGCCGGTCGAGATGGCCGGGCTGCTGTTCGAGCCGACCTTCTTCTTCGCCGCCTCGGAGCTGCGACGCGTCGAATACGTCGCGGCGGCGCAGGCCACGCCCGACAACGGCGCCGCAGCCTTCGCGGCACTGGTGCAATGGGGCCGCGGGGCGTTCGGCAACGAACTCGCATCGCGCGACCCGGGCAGCGCGTACGCCGCCTGGGTGAGCAATGACACCGACGTCTACGTGCAGCAGGTCAGCGACCCGCGCCGTGCGAGCGTGCGGCTGGTCTACAAGGCGCGGCAGCTGCGCGACGGCAGCGAGCTCTGAACGGGGTGCCTCAGGCGGCGCCGCGCTGATCGAGCTTTTGCAGCGCCACCGCCAGTTCCTCTACATCGACCGGTTTCAGCAGGTGATGGTCGAAGCCGGCCTGCGCAACGCGCAGTCGGTCGTCGGGCTGGCCCCAGCCCGTGAGCGCGATCAGCCCGATGCCATGCAGCCGCGGATGCGTCCGCAGGCGGCGCGCCAGTTCGCAGCCGTCCATGCCGGGCATGCCGATGTCCAGGATGGCGACCGAAGGCTGGAAGTGCTCGGCCTTCGCCAGCGCATCCAGGCCGCTGAAAGCCACGGTCGCCTGCGCGCCGAGCAGGCCCAGCAGTGCCCCGAGTGACTCGGCCGCGTCGCGGTTGTCGTCCACCACCAGAATGCGGTGCTGCACCGCCATCGTCGCCTCCGAGGCTCCGGCCTTCGCGCCGGCCCGCAACCCGTGGTCGAGCAGCGGCAGGGACACGGTGAACTCGCTGCCCTGGTTCGCGCCGTCGCTCCTGGCACTGACCGTGCCGCCGTGCAGCTCCACCATGCTCTTGACCAGCGTGAGGCCGATGCCCAGGCCGCCCTGCGCGGCGCGCGCGGTGCCGCTCACTTGCACGAACATGTCGAAGATCGCGCCCAGCATGGTGGATGGAATGCCCGCGCCGCTGTCTTTCACGCGCACCACTGCATGGCCGTGGCCGTCGTGCTCGACGAACACGTCGATGCGTCCGCCCTCGGGCGTGTACTTGGCGGCGTTGTTCAGCAGGTTCGCGAACACCTGCGTGAGGCGCACGCCGTCGCCCTTCAAGGCCAGCGAGGCATCGGCGACGTGCACCCCGAGCGTGTGGCGGCCGGCGTCCATCAGCGGGCGGCTGAGCTCCACCGCGCCGCGGATCACCTGGTCGAGCGCGAGCTCGTCCAGCTGCAGCTCGATCTTGCCGCGCGTGATGCGCGAGACCTCCATCAGGTCGCTCACCAGCCGCACCATGTGGTCGAGCTGGCGGCCCATGAGGTCGTAGTAGGGCCGGGCGGCTTCCGACGTGAGCGGCTTGCGCTTGAGGATGGCCAGCGCGGTGCTCAGCGGTGCCATCGGGTTGCGCAGCTCGTGCGCCAGGGTGGCCAGGAATTCGGTCTTGCGCCGGTCGGCCTCGTTGAGGTCTTCCAGGATGCGGCGCAGCTCGTACTGCCGCCGTCGTGCGCGCAGTGCGCTGCGCAGTGCGCTCACCAGCGAGGCCACGCGGATCGGGCGCTCCAGCACGGTGACGTTGGCCATGCCTTCCATGGCGGTGGTGATGGCGCGCGAATCGGCGCCTTGCCGCGCGAG
This is a stretch of genomic DNA from Variovorax paradoxus. It encodes these proteins:
- a CDS encoding hybrid sensor histidine kinase/response regulator, producing the protein MTDGPTIQLPQLRDPQLRVLMRTATAKDAVMAAAVLLRAGIETQVCADLPELLRETERGAGALLVSEEMLAGSGATELAAAVAAQSPWSDLPVLILARQGADSRAITTAMEGMANVTVLERPIRVASLVSALRSALRARRRQYELRRILEDLNEADRRKTEFLATLAHELRNPMAPLSTALAILKRKPLTSEAARPYYDLMGRQLDHMVRLVSDLMEVSRITRGKIELQLDELALDQVIRGAVELSRPLMDAGRHTLGVHVADASLALKGDGVRLTQVFANLLNNAAKYTPEGGRIDVFVEHDGHGHAVVRVKDSGAGIPSTMLGAIFDMFVQVSGTARAAQGGLGIGLTLVKSMVELHGGTVSARSDGANQGSEFTVSLPLLDHGLRAGAKAGASEATMAVQHRILVVDDNRDAAESLGALLGLLGAQATVAFSGLDALAKAEHFQPSVAILDIGMPGMDGCELARRLRTHPRLHGIGLIALTGWGQPDDRLRVAQAGFDHHLLKPVDVEELAVALQKLDQRGAA
- a CDS encoding ATP-binding protein; this translates as MSGGQLHSGSLGAIIAGVILLGLGGVVCLMASLFIANMRNGAKARELAAQARSEARQRMSASRVQDLRPLLDAAPDCQGIRLDIQLPAEAVPVLAIEAELRELLAKVTDYAASVMRAGATLQVRAHAEGTQAVIHWHDLDAVDVRPPLARFFDTAQAAIAGASAKACERIAGHHGGRIYSAPDAGGVLGLTLRLPLLADERAH
- a CDS encoding porin; amino-acid sequence: MKKTLTAFAALAVCGLASAQSSVTLFGVVDAGLTYQSSTSRDTTTGASVKQSKTSLGNSAYNSSRIGFRGTEDLGGGLAASFWLEAPITNDDGATGVSTFSRRSTVSLSGGFGELRLGRDYTATFWNDTVFDPFGTNGSGTNVISTVSGNTTINNANYVRASNSIGYFLPPNLGGFYGQVQYSLHENASTDATSTTAASSSTAGRYVGGRFGYANGPLDVALAVGQSTVVDTTALERRVQTINLGASYDFGPVKLFGELSNVKNKFDYAAAADTHDTYNGYLIGATVPVGAGLIRVAYSQVRYNEGTAGITGEDPMARKFAVGYVHNLSKRTALYATVARVNNRNDVNYTGSLVSASTTGYGSTGTAYTGLPRSSTGYDFGIRHAF